Proteins encoded together in one Scyliorhinus torazame isolate Kashiwa2021f chromosome 20, sScyTor2.1, whole genome shotgun sequence window:
- the LOC140397028 gene encoding heparan sulfate glucosamine 3-O-sulfotransferase 1-like, with translation MLRLIVGGVIILLGVPLRLSNGQPTGSALSNPRRQPGLPSLRKHLQPFLGVNFTHKVPQTIIIGVRKGGTRALLEMLNIHPDVVVAKAEVHFFDWDENYRKGFAWYRAQMPASLPSQVTVEKTPGYFTSAKAPDRIYSMNSSTRLLLIVRDPAERVISDYTQVLYNRKERHKAYEPVEDILVRNGKLNSRYKAVQRSLYDVHLAAWLERFPLHQIHIVDGDLLIADPLSELQRVESFLRLPPRIQPSNFYFNQTKGFYCLQSAGRERCLDQSKGRPHPAVNGTVLAQLCRYFRAHNTNFFRMVGRTFRWCLSQGEGQLIH, from the exons ATGTTGCGGTTAATTGTTGGAGGGGTGATCATTCTCCTCGGGGTACCTCTGCGACTGTCGAATGGCCAGCCCACGGGCTCAGCGCTCTCAAACCCCCGACGCCAGCCGGGTCTGCCAAGTCTGAGGAAACACCTCCAGCCCTTTCTGGGtgtgaatttcacacacaag GTGCCCCAGACCATTATCATCGGGGTGCGGAAAGGAGGCACTCGGGCCCTCTTGGAGATGCTGAACATTCACCCGGATGTCGTGGTGGCCAAGGCCGAAGTCCACTTCTTCGACTGGGACGAGAATTACCGCAAGGGCTTCGCCTGGTACCGTGCGCAGATGCCAGCGTCTCTGCCCAGCCAGGTCACCGTGGAGAAGACCCCTGGCTACTTCACCTCTGCCAAGGCCCCCGACAGGATTTACAGCATGAACAGCTCGACCCGCCTCCTGCTCATTGTCCGCGACCCTGCAGAGCGAGTCATATCCGACTACACCCAGGTGCTGTACAACAGGAAGGAGCGCCACAAGGCCTACGAGCCAGTGGaagacatcctggtgaggaacggGAAATTGAACAGCAGGTACAAAGCTGTCCAGCGGAGCCTCTACGATGTCCACCTGGCGGCCTGGCTCGAGCGCTTCCCGCTGCACCAAATCCACATCGTCGACGGAGATCTCCTGATCGCGGATCCGCTgtcggagctgcagagggtggagaGCTTCCTCCGGCTGCCCCCTCGCATCCAGCCCTCCAACTTCTACTTCAACCAGACCAAAGGTTTCTACTGCCTGCAGAGCGCGGGCCGCGAGCGCTGCCTCGACCAGTCCAAAGGGCGTCCGCACCCTGCCGTGAACGGGACTGTGCTGGCCCAGCTCTGCCGCTACTTCCGTGCGCACAACACCAACTTCTTCAGGATGGTGGGCAGGACATTCCGCTGGTGCCTGTCGCAGGGCGAGGGGCAGCTCATCCACTGA